CCAATCACTAGCGACCGACGCCCGAATCGTACTCTACAACCGCGCGGGCTACGGCAGAAgctgggcggcgtgggaTAAGCGCACCCTAgccaacctcgtcgatgacctcctccacctcctgGAGACGATGGAGTATCGCCGCCTAGTGTTGGTCGGACATTCATGGGGTGGGCCGGTGATCCGTtccgtcgccgccaacctGGGAGAAAAATGTACGGGCCTGGTTCTTGTCGACGCGACAGAGGAGGGGAACAAGGAGTACTTTGGGGGGATGGAGAAGGCGTTTTATCGCAACTCGTGGATGTTTTTACCAAAGGCTTTGTGGGGGTCTCTCGCCACAGAGAAGGAACAACAACTCAAAAGTATCCCAGAACCATATCGATCCCAGGCGGTGCGCGATTCTTCGTCGATCAAGGCTGCATGGACGGCAGGTTACGAGATTGCGAATATCGTCCCTGGGCTGAGGGAGCTGGTTGCGTCGCCGGCGACATTGGCTGAGACGACGGCAGTCACTTGCATCTCGGGCCAGATTCCACAAAACAAGATGCGAACGGAACAGAACGCCGCACACCAACGCCGCGCTCATCTGGCTGGCCAGCGGGGCAAGTACGTCCCGGCCCACAAGTCGGGACACGCGGTGCACCACACCGAGCCGCAGTTGATCGCGGACGAGATTGCGGCTATCCTAGAATCCTAGCCCCCAGTCTCCTAGCCCTATAGTCATGTATGCTCTGTACAACCGGTATGGCCTATTCTAGTTCCACTGCATGACTGTTCCTTGCGAGGTGCGATCCGCGATGATGCGCCACACGGTGGATTCAAACTCGCTCCTTCTTGCTGGGTGCGTCTCGTGTCCGGCCACACGCTCGACCAAGTCTGCGGAAGTGATCTTGCcccgcgcgtcgtcgatTGCGACCCGTACGTGTTCCTCTGACGGAAGGCCGAAACGCCGGAAAGTACCCCAGTTCGAGTCGGGTCCCACCACGCtctggggaggaggaaggagggcgtcTCCCACATCCatgggcggcgcgtcgaAGAGGTGGGGTGAGGCGCGGTCGAAGAAATTTGCCCGGATGTTGGCCGGGTCGAAAATGGGCGCATCCAACTCTTTAATGGAAGGACTGAAGGGGATGGGCGTCTTGTTCTTCTCAAAGAGAGCGTGAACTACGCCAATCATAATATCGTTACTGGAGCGATTGGTGCCGACGAAACCAGTTGCGATGAGCATGTCCTGCTCAAATGTCGTGGCTAGGCGCTTCGCCTTGCCTGCAGAGTGGTAGTTTTCAATCGCGACCGCCATGCCTGTTGGTCCGCGGGTGTCCATCATCTCCCTCTGTTCCTTGACCCACGCCCGCACCTCTGGACTGAGAGACTCGTCCGTCTCCGCCCCCACCATGTGGGTGTACAGCTCCTTGAGGGAGGTGTGTGTAAATGCCTCGTCGAGAAACCTCCTTACGTCGCCAGTAATTGGCGTCCGGCCATTAGGGTTGGTCTTGGAACTcaacccctccccaccAGGGAGGTGATACTCGGCGACAATGTCGGAGATTTGTTCGGGCGTCGGGTTctccagcgccgcgagaCGATCCTTGATCTCGGGGACAGCCTCCTCGGGGACATAGTGCGTCGCAATGCCCAACTCGTACACTTCGCGTCCGTATACGTCGCGTCCAGTAACAGCAAGCCATGTTCCGATCTGCCCATCCAACTGGGACATGTAGTACGAACCCCCAAAGTCGGGGCTGAATCCGATCCGCTGCTCGGGCATGGCGTAGATTGTGCGGGGCGTCGCGATACGTACACATCCACCCAGAGCGAGTCcggcgcctcctcccactgacatcagcgcCATTTTTATCAACTCAACCCACTCGTCACGCCGTCCATGAATGCCACGTAGGGTTTGCCGAGGTGCGCCATCTTCCAGTTGAGGCGGTACGAGTCGCCCATCATCGTCAGGGACTTGATATTCTCGCCGCGCAGTGCATGTTCCACCACGGCTTATATCAGCAAACTCTTAAACATACGTACACTTGATATCTCCGCCGGCTGCGAATGCGCGCCCCTCGCCCAGCCCAATGACCATGGTGACGTCGGGGTCCTCGCGCCATTCCTGCTGTCAACTTGTCCTCTTTGGCATAACCTGATCTCACTCACATCGGccttcttcatcatcgTGTAGAACATGTCCCACGAGAGCGCATTCAATG
Above is a genomic segment from Cutaneotrichosporon cavernicola HIS019 DNA, chromosome: 1 containing:
- the EHD3 gene encoding uncharacterized protein (Belongs to the enoyl-CoA hydratase isomerase family), producing MLNTTRTRITPASRAVFRVSTIRRMVTRGYVEPERPAGNSKEISFEESAGTRVFTLNRPKALNALSWDMFYTMMKKADEWREDPDVTMVIGLGEGRAFAAGGDIKSVVEHALRGENIKSLTMMGDSYRLNWKMAHLGKPYVAFMDGVTMGGGAGLALGGCVRIATPRTIYAMPEQRIGFSPDFGGSYYMSQLDGQIGTWLAVTGRDVYGREVYELGIATHYVPEEAVPEIKDRLAALENPTPEQISDIVAEYHLPGGEGLSSKTNPNGRTPITGDVRRFLDEAFTHTSLKELYTHMVGAETDESLSPEVRAWVKEQREMMDTRGPTGMAVAIENYHSAGKAKRLATTFEQDMLIATGFVGTNRSSNDIMIGVVHALFEKNKTPIPFSPSIKELDAPIFDPANIRANFFDRASPHLFDAPPMDVGDALLPPPQSVVGPDSNWGTFRRFGLPSEEHVRVAIDDARGKITSADLVERVAGHETHPARRSEFESTVWRIIADRTSQGTVMQWN
- a CDS encoding uncharacterized protein (Serine aminopeptidase, S33), which encodes MSEKTSILDTATLVTIAGRQLETFSLGDGPDLVLFESGGASAGAVWGRVVQSLATDARIVLYNRAGYGRSWAAWDKRTLANLVDDLLHLLETMEYRRLVLVGHSWGGPVIRSVAANLGEKCTGLVLVDATEEGNKEYFGGMEKAFYRNSWMFLPKALWGSLATEKEQQLKSIPEPYRSQAVRDSSSIKAAWTAGYEIANIVPGLRELVASPATLAETTAVTCISGQIPQNKMRTEQNAAHQRRAHLAGQRGKYVPAHKSGHAVHHTEPQLIADEIAAILES